The following proteins are co-located in the Paenibacillus sp. FSL H8-0079 genome:
- a CDS encoding GNAT family N-acetyltransferase: protein MQIIDIRQKPDVLQEAVQYFWKQWGSETSFHFYRDCIERSLDTESDVPRFYVMLDGDRIIGGYALLRSDLNSRQDLFPWFACLHVDPEYRGQNLGGQLQTHAMNEVKAKGYDKLYLCTDLTDYYEKNNWAYIGKGYLLDDEETRIYEHKI, encoded by the coding sequence TTGCAAATTATTGATATTCGGCAGAAGCCGGACGTGCTGCAAGAAGCAGTACAGTATTTCTGGAAACAATGGGGCTCAGAAACGAGCTTCCATTTCTATCGAGATTGTATAGAGCGTTCTTTGGATACAGAGAGTGATGTGCCAAGATTTTATGTGATGCTGGACGGAGACCGAATTATTGGTGGGTACGCATTGTTACGAAGCGATCTGAATAGCAGGCAGGATCTCTTTCCATGGTTTGCGTGTCTTCATGTTGATCCGGAATATCGGGGCCAGAACCTGGGTGGACAACTTCAGACCCATGCAATGAATGAGGTGAAAGCTAAAGGGTATGACAAGCTGTATTTGTGTACTGATCTGACCGATTATTATGAGAAAAATAACTGGGCCTATATCGGTAAAGGATATCTGCTTGATGATGAAGAGACGAGAATCTATGAACATAAGATTTAA
- a CDS encoding GNAT family N-acetyltransferase → MITEINKHEFHKVKHLTDWCQNIEVKAVAYGLNPGRIYVDDAENITAALIWIHGQSGFQLIGDSRSEPFLNELKEYMRERIEPELLNLHIHAVEIGVVDEAWEDVLQHISGKREISSDIQHVFKLNPNPISYQVTLDVCASQDEEVRILRIEQVLLGEKRYKNSSFLKDKISHFWTTIDDFLQHGFGYIAVHNDDIASVCFSAFTADQTHAVDIETVEVYRRRNYGAMVAKAFVEECGRVGIHPYWDCSPDNAGSIRLAQGVGMSLDFNYRVYWYDLFT, encoded by the coding sequence ATGATTACTGAGATTAATAAACATGAATTCCATAAAGTAAAACATCTCACGGACTGGTGTCAGAATATTGAAGTCAAAGCGGTGGCGTATGGCTTGAACCCGGGACGGATCTATGTAGATGATGCAGAGAATATAACAGCAGCACTAATTTGGATACATGGACAATCTGGTTTTCAGTTGATCGGAGACTCTCGAAGTGAACCCTTTCTCAATGAATTGAAAGAGTACATGCGGGAACGTATTGAACCTGAGTTATTGAACTTACATATTCATGCTGTGGAAATTGGTGTGGTGGACGAAGCCTGGGAAGATGTTCTTCAGCACATCTCCGGGAAAAGAGAGATCTCCAGTGATATTCAGCATGTATTCAAATTGAATCCAAATCCGATAAGTTATCAAGTAACTCTCGACGTATGTGCTTCTCAGGACGAGGAAGTCAGAATTCTCAGAATAGAACAAGTACTATTAGGAGAGAAAAGGTATAAAAATTCCTCTTTTCTGAAGGATAAAATCTCTCACTTCTGGACGACAATAGATGATTTTTTACAACATGGCTTTGGCTACATTGCAGTGCATAACGATGATATCGCGAGTGTTTGCTTTTCGGCATTCACTGCAGATCAGACACATGCGGTTGATATTGAAACGGTTGAAGTATACAGAAGAAGAAATTATGGTGCGATGGTGGCAAAAGCTTTTGTAGAAGAATGCGGACGTGTAGGTATACATCCGTATTGGGATTGTTCACCGGACAATGCGGGCTCAATTCGTCTGGCACAGGGTGTGGGCATGTCACTGGATTTTAACTATAGAGTCTACTGGTATGACCTATTCACGTAG
- a CDS encoding HD domain-containing protein: MSESLQDQIHFLIEIDKLKTIERKTKIIHGERFENDAEHSWHLAMMALVLQSHANKDVDILKVIKMLLVHDLVEIDAGDTFAYDSVGNTDKYDRELKAAYRLFGMLPKEQAEELLQLWLEFEAKQTPEAQFASSLDRLQPLIHNHQNEGDTWQKYNITSEQVLNRNREIANGSETLWEYAQQLIQKSVDQGILTKS, encoded by the coding sequence GTGAGCGAATCGTTACAGGATCAGATTCACTTTCTCATTGAGATTGATAAACTCAAAACGATTGAACGAAAGACGAAGATTATCCATGGTGAGAGATTTGAAAATGATGCGGAGCATTCCTGGCATCTGGCGATGATGGCCTTGGTTTTGCAGAGTCACGCCAACAAGGATGTGGATATCCTCAAAGTCATTAAGATGCTTCTCGTTCATGATCTGGTTGAGATCGATGCCGGTGATACTTTTGCCTACGATTCGGTGGGGAATACGGATAAATATGATCGTGAACTCAAAGCGGCTTATCGGCTGTTTGGTATGTTGCCTAAGGAACAGGCTGAAGAACTACTCCAGTTATGGTTAGAGTTTGAAGCAAAGCAGACGCCTGAAGCACAATTTGCCTCATCTCTTGATCGGTTGCAGCCTCTTATCCACAATCATCAGAATGAGGGAGATACGTGGCAGAAATATAACATTACAAGTGAACAGGTGTTAAACAGAAACCGTGAGATTGCAAACGGTTCCGAAACATTGTGGGAGTATGCGCAGCAGCTTATTCAGAAATCCGTGGATCAGGGAATCTTGACCAAATCATAA